The genome window CGCGGTATTGCCGCGGATGACGTGGAGCTCATCATCGTCGGGACCATCACCCCTGACATGTTGTTCCCTTCGACCGCCTGCCTCGTACAGGACAAGCTCGGCGCCCGCCACGCGTGGGGATTCGACCTCTCGGCGGCCTGCTGTGGCTTCCTGTACTCGGTCTCGGTGGCGGCCCAGTTCATCGAGACGGGAGCGCATGAGCGGGTCCTGGTCATCGGCGCGGACGTCATGAGCAGCATCATCAATTACAAGGACCGCGCCACCTGTGTCATCTTCGGAGACGGCGCAGGTGCCATTCTCCTCGAGCCTGCTTCGGGCAACGACGAGGGGTTTCTCGGTTTCCAGCAT of Vicinamibacteria bacterium contains these proteins:
- a CDS encoding beta-ketoacyl-ACP synthase 3, with amino-acid sequence MKRRATITSVGRFLPDRILSNRDLEEMVDTSDQWIIDRTGIRERRLVDSGTGTSELAAAAAQEALDRRGIAADDVELIIVGTITPDMLFPSTACLVQDKLGARHAWGFDLSAACCGFLYSVSVAAQFIETGAHERVLVIGADVMSSIINYKDRATCVIFGDGAGAILLEPASGNDEGFLGFQH